From a region of the Anomalospiza imberbis isolate Cuckoo-Finch-1a 21T00152 chromosome 3, ASM3175350v1, whole genome shotgun sequence genome:
- the LHCGR gene encoding lutropin-choriogonadotropic hormone receptor isoform X2 yields the protein MSICNTGIRQFPDLTQIFSMEAHFILELCDNLRMTIIPQNAFQGMNNESLTLKLYKNGFEDIHSHAFNGTKLNQLILKDNKNLRRMHNDALRGATGPDVLDISSTALESLPSYGLEAIQVLNATSSYSLKRLPPLDKFSSLLEAVLTYPSHCCAFRNLRTERHNLLFSIFDNFSKECESTMRKPNNEMLDDSNNTLLWSAERKTHPFATDYESSPYSYSTIFDDSEMAGFDFEYDFCQPKVLTCTPEPDAFNPCEDILGYSFLRVLIWFINILAIAGNFTVLLVLLTSHYKLTVPRFLMCNLSFADFCMGLYLLLIASVDAQTSGQYYNHAIDWQTGSGCSTAGFFTVFASELSVYTLTVITVERWHTITYAMQLDRKLRLRHAVPIMLGGWLFSIGIAVLPLFGVSSYMKVSICLPMDIETGLSQAYILLILVLNVVAFVVICACYIKIYIAVQNPELVAANKDTKVAKRMAILIFTDFTCMAPISFFAISAAFKVPLITVTNSKILLVLFYPVNSCANPFLYAIFTKAFRRDFFLLMSKLGCCKSRAELYRMNYFSAYNSNCKNGGAATAPTKASQAFLLLSALEKPHPAPRDKKSHKENLPRVPSYPLQGQL from the exons CAAGTTGTATAAAAATGGATTTGAAGATATCCACAGCCATGCCTTCAACGGGACAAAGCTGAATCAGTT AATCCTGAAGGACAACAAGAACCTCAGGCGGATGCACAACGATGCCCTGAGAGGGGCCACAGGGCCAGATGTCCT GGATATTTCTTCAACAGCGCTGGAGTCCCTGCCTAGTTACGGGCTTGAGGCCATTCAGGTCTTAAATGCAACCTCATCTTACTCGTTAAAGAGGCTGCCACCACTGGATAAATTCAGCAGTCTTCTGGAAGCTGTCCTAACATATCCCAGCCACTGCTGTGCTTTTCGAAATCTCAGGACAGAAAG ACACAATttgttgttttccatttttgACAACTTCTCCAAGGAGTGTGAAAGCACCATGAGGAAACCGAATAACGAAATGCT CGATGACTCCAACAACACATTGCTGTGGTCGGCGGAGAGGAAGACACACCCCTTTGCAACAGATTATGAAAGTTCTCCCTACAGCTACTCAACCATTTTCGATGACAGTGAAATGGCCGGCTTTGACTTTGAGTATGACTTTTGTCAGCCTAAAGTCCTCACGTGCACTCCGGAACCAGATGCCTTTAATCCCTGCGAAGACATCCTGGGATACAGCTTCCTCAGAGTGCTGATCTGGTTTATAAACATCCTCGCCATCGCCGGCAATTTCACCGTGCTCCTCGTCCTGCTGACCAGCCACTACAAGCTCACCGTCCCTCGCTTCCTCATGTGCAACCTCTCCTTCGCCGACTTCTGCATGGGGCTGTACCTGCTGCTCATCGCCTCCGTGGACGCGCAGACCAGCGGTCAGTACTACAACCACGCCATCGACTGGCAGACGGGCAGCGGCTGCAGCACGGCCGGCTTCTTCACGGTGTTCGCCAGCGAGCTGTCGGTGTACACGCTGACGGTGATCACCGTGGAGCGCTGGCACACCATCACCTACGCCATGCAGCTGGACCGCAAGCTGCGGCTGCGGCACGCCGTGCCCATCATGCTCGGGGGCTGGCTCTTCTCCATCGGGATAGCCGTGCTGCCTCTCTTCGGGGTCAGCAGCTACATGAAGGTCAGCATCTGTTTGCCCATGGACATCGAAACGGGCCTGTCCCAAGCCTACATCTTGCTGATCTTGGTGCTGAATGTTGTCGCCTTCGTTGTCATTTGTGCTTGCTACATCAAGATTTACATCGCTGTGCAGAACCCGGAGCTGGTAGCTGCCAACAAAGACACCAAGGTCGCCAAAAGAATGGCAATACTGATCTTCACGGATTTCACCTGCATGGCCCCCATCTCCTTTTTTGCCATATCCGCTGCCTTCAAAGTTCCTCTCATCACAGTGACCAACTCCAAGATcctgctggttttattttacCCCGTCAACTCCTGCGCAAACCCCTTTCTCTACGCAATTTTCACCAAAGCATTTCGGAGGGATTTCTTTCTGCTGATGAGCAAGCTTGGCTGCTGCAAGAGCCGAGCAGAGCTCTACAGGATGAACTATTTCTCTGCTTATAACTCCAACTGCAAGAATGGCggtgcagccacagcccccaccaaagccTCCCAAGCATTCCTGCTCTTGTCAGCCTTAGAGAAGCCCCATCCTGCACCACGGGACAAGAAATCTCACAAGGAAAATCTACCCAGAGTGCCAAGTTACCCTTTGCAAGGCCAGTTGTGA